From the genome of Treponema denticola:
TTAAAGTTAAGGAAAAATAAATGTCTGAAATATATAAAATAGGATATTATGATAATTACCCGCTTGCCTTGGATGGTTGGCTTAAATGGAATGAAGAAAAGTGGAATGTTAAAGCCGAACGGGTTGTGTATACAAAAAATGGAAAAGAATATCCTCGTATTGAAGGTGTGATTTATATTAATAATAATGGAAATGTTGTAATGCCTCCGCGTAATCCGTATTTACCATTTCAATTTTCCGCTTTGACCATAAAAAATGATAGACTGTATGTTGACTATCAAGATGTTATGCAGTTGTTTGTCGAGGATTTATTGAAGCACGGAGTTTTTGGCGAGATTGCATTACCTCCGGGATTTATTGACGCGCGTCCATTCCAGTGGAATAACTTTATTGTAGAACCGCGATATACTTTTTTGCAGAACATGACTAATGAGTATGAACATGCAAAGCATATAAAAAAGAATATTAATAAAGCTTTCGAGAAGGGCTATATTGTTGAACGTTCTGGTGATTGGGGAGCAATTGCCGATTGTTTAAAAGGAACTGAAGATGTAAAAGGTTTCTCGCATCATACTTCTTCTGAAGATTTAAAAAAATGTGATGACTTACTAGGTAATGATATTTTTAGAGGTTATCTGGTAAAAGATGCTACAGGACAGCCCGTTTCCGGAGGCTTGCGCTTAGTGCTGAAGGATGGAATTACTATTGATTGGTCTCAAGGTGCAATACGTGAGCATTTAAAAAATGGGGTTAATCAGCTTATTTATGATTTTGTTTTACAAGATGTAAAAGATTCCGGGGCTATTGGCTTTGATTGGGTTGGAGCTAATATACCTCCGGTAGCATTAGCAAAATCTGCCTGGGGTGTACCACTAGTACCGTACTTAGCAATACGTCAAAAAAACTTTCGGTATATCGGGAGTGTGTGTAAATCATATATAAAGTCTGCAATTTTCAAGAGATAGTTGCGTATGTTAAAAATACAAATTCCAAATTTTTGCGTTTCCGAAATTGAATATGCCTGTTCCGTTGTTTTTACCGAATGGCTTGGCATCGATTATGAAATTACAACTACAGAACAAAATACTATTTTTATATCCTCCGGTAATAATACATTGCGGCTTAATGCGGACTTTTTTATCAAAGCTTCATCGGATTGGCTTGGTAATACTTCAATGCCTGCTTTACCTCTAGAGTGGTACAATTTGAATGGGTTAAAAAATACTTTATCAAATGAGCTTCATGTTTGTGAGACAGAACTTCCTGTTTTATATGGGGTGCCGGAAATAACGATTGCTGAAAATAGTATTGATTGCAGAATAGATGTTTTAGGCAGCATTTTTTTCATGCTTTCCCGTTACGAAGAAATTGTTGTAAAAGAACGGGATCAACATAACCGCTTTTCTGCAAAATCTTCTATAGCATATAAAGAAAATTTTTTATTTCGTCCTATTGTAAATGAGTATGTGGAACTTTTATTTACGTTGCTTCAATATTTATTTCCGCAGATAGAGCGAAAAAAAATGCAATTTAGAATATCTCCTACTCATGATGTTGATGTACCTTTTTTATATTTAAATACTCCTTTTTTGTGTATAGTTAAACATATGGGTGGAGATATTATAAAAAGAATGTCACCAAAAGCAGCTTTGGGTACTTATAAAAATTGGAAAAAAATAAAAGTGGGGGATAGTAAAGCTGATCCTGCATATTCATTTGATTTTATAATGCAGGAAAGCGAAAAGCGTAGCTTAAAAAGTGCTTTTTAATTTTTACCTTCAAGCAGTCCTGAAATGAAAATTAAATATCCTGTAACACTTCCCGAAATGACCTCTCTTTTAAGAGGAATTGATAAACACGGACATGAAATAGGTATACACGGTTTTTATGGAACCTATTTGGATAAAAAAGCTTTTAATGATGATATAAGGTTGTTGCAAAATACTTGTGATTCTCTTGGAATTGAACAAAGAATAGGGGGCGGTAGACAGCATTATTTGCAATGGCAAAATCCTGATACTTTTAATGTTTGGGAAAGTGCAGGCATGGAATATGATTCAACTTTAAGTTTTGCCGATATGCCCGGATTCCGTTGTGGTTCATGTTATGAATATTCAGTCTATGATTGTGTAAAGCGTAAAAAGCTAAAACTTAAAGAGCACCCTCTTATTGCAATGGAATGTTCAATTATTGCGGAAAGGTATATGAATTTAGGTTTAACTGATCAAGCATTAGAAGTGTTTAAACAGTTAAAAGCTAAGTGTAGGTTTTATAAGGGAAATTTTGTGCTGCTGTTTCATAATACTGAGCTAATAGCAGATAAGCAAAAAGAATTTTATATAAAAGTTTTAGATTGTTAATGGTAAAAACAGGAAGTTTTTATGCACATACTAACCATAATCGGTGCTCGACCGCAGTTTATTAAAGCCGCGGTGTTGAGCCGTTACATTAGAAATAATCCTCACTTGGGTATAAAAGAAACTCTCATTCATACAGGTCAGCATTATGATCAAAATATGAGCGATATTTTTTTTGATGAGATGGATATTCCGTACCCCGACTATAACTTGCAAATCGGTTCCGGTTCTCACGGAAAGATGACAGGGCTAATGCTCGAAAAGATTGAGGCATTACTGTTAGACTTAAAGCCTGATGCGGTGCTGGTCTATGGCGATACTAATTCTACGTTAGCCGGAGCCTTAGCTGCGAGTAAGTTGCATATTCCGGTAGCACATGTGGAAGCCGGTTTACGCTCCTATATGATGGTAATGCCGGAAGAGCAAAACCGTAGACTTACTGATCATCTTTCAACGTGGCTTTTTTGCCCGACAGATACAGCTGTAGACAACCTCAAGAAAGAAGGCATTATTTCTACGAGCAGCTTACCGTCTGCGGATAATAAAATCGTATGCAAAACGGGCGATATTATGTATGACGCTTCGCTTTATTACCGCAAAAAAAATGTTTCATTGCAAACGCCTAACGATTTTATTCTCTTGACTATACATCGGGCGGAAAATACCGATGATCTGGTTCGTTTAAAAAGTATTGTAAACGCAATCAATGCTGTTTCTGAAAAAAAATTTATTTTTCCTGTTCACCCGCGAACAAAAAAAATCCTTGCTGAACAAGGTTTGCAATTTGCTTCTCATGTTAAGCTGATAGACCCTGTCGGTTATTTGGAAATGCTTAAATATGAAGATGTTTGCTCTGCTGTGCTTACCGATTCAGGCGGTGTACAAAAAGAAGCTTTCTTTT
Proteins encoded in this window:
- a CDS encoding DUF7033 domain-containing protein, which produces MLKIQIPNFCVSEIEYACSVVFTEWLGIDYEITTTEQNTIFISSGNNTLRLNADFFIKASSDWLGNTSMPALPLEWYNLNGLKNTLSNELHVCETELPVLYGVPEITIAENSIDCRIDVLGSIFFMLSRYEEIVVKERDQHNRFSAKSSIAYKENFLFRPIVNEYVELLFTLLQYLFPQIERKKMQFRISPTHDVDVPFLYLNTPFLCIVKHMGGDIIKRMSPKAALGTYKNWKKIKVGDSKADPAYSFDFIMQESEKRSLKSAF
- the wecB gene encoding non-hydrolyzing UDP-N-acetylglucosamine 2-epimerase; protein product: MHILTIIGARPQFIKAAVLSRYIRNNPHLGIKETLIHTGQHYDQNMSDIFFDEMDIPYPDYNLQIGSGSHGKMTGLMLEKIEALLLDLKPDAVLVYGDTNSTLAGALAASKLHIPVAHVEAGLRSYMMVMPEEQNRRLTDHLSTWLFCPTDTAVDNLKKEGIISTSSLPSADNKIVCKTGDIMYDASLYYRKKNVSLQTPNDFILLTIHRAENTDDLVRLKSIVNAINAVSEKKFIFPVHPRTKKILAEQGLQFASHVKLIDPVGYLEMLKYEDVCSAVLTDSGGVQKEAFFFQKPCITMRDTTEWIELVSSGWNTLTGADTEKIVSAIRNIHIPENYPQLYGEGHTAEKIIEVLRK